The Malus domestica chromosome 10, GDT2T_hap1 nucleotide sequence AGTTGTATCATTTAGTGTCACAGAATCATTGACTATGAGAACGTTAGTTTGTGATAAGAAGGTTGGGTGACAGACATTCGCATCAAGAGTCACTTGTCCATTAGGAAGAAAGTTGAAATCCAAATGGTTTTGAGAAAAAGAAGTGGATGTCATTATAGGAAAACTgtcaaactaaacatggtaaataccaaaaatatatatgacaatatttgggaatttcttatatattcattaatctccaaagaaAAGTATgcataggagttacaattggtgtTACATATGCACTTTGTCAATGTGAGACAACagactactatttacacttaaactaatatataactcgcaatgCTCCCCCTCAAATTAGAGCAAAGATgtcatgcccaacttgtcaagtgaGTTGGTAAACACACTATTAGACACAACCTTAATAAGTACATCAGTGAGTTGATCTTCAAATCCCACAAATggaaacataataattccagcatccaatttttccttaatgaaatgttgatcaatctccacatgttttgttcaatcatgttgcactggattatgagcaatctcaatagcaACCTTGTTATCACAATGGAGTTTCATAGCACCCTTGGGTTTAAATccaagatctctcaacaattttttcaaccacaacaactcacatacaccatgagaCATACCAGGAAACTCAGCTTCAgcacttgacctagccaccactttttgtttcttgcttatCCAAGTAACTAGATTACCACCCATaaacgtaaagtatccagatgtagatCGCCGATTAGTGATAGAACTTGCCCAATCCGCATCTACATACCCTTCGACATTCAAATAaccattcttggagaaaaccaAGCCTCTATCAGGAGTTatcttcaagtacctcaaaatacAGATTACTAcatccatatgagcttcactattgagtgcataaactgacttaccacactaacttcataagcaatgtcagggctagtgtgtgacatcccacatcgcccaagggagtggatcctgtaagccttatatgtatattcccatctctacctagcatgaggccttttgggaggtcactggcttcgggttccatcagaactccgaagttaaacgagttcgcgcgagagcaatcccatgataggtgacctactaggaagttcttgtgtgagttcccagaaacaaaactggagCCAATCCCTAGCAGGATGTG carries:
- the LOC139188543 gene encoding secreted RxLR effector protein 161-like, whose amino-acid sequence is MDVVICILRYLKITPDRGLVFSKNGYLNVEGYVDADWASSITNRRSTSGYFTFMGGNLVTWISKKQKVVARSSAEAEFPGMSHGVCELLWLKKLLRDLGFKPKGAMKLHCDNKVAIEIAHNPVQHD